Below is a window of Syntrophomonas wolfei subsp. wolfei str. Goettingen G311 DNA.
GCAGTGGACTAAAATCTTTTAATTTAACCTCGTCCAGGTCCAGCCATTGTAGCTGGGTGAGTTCTTGTAAAGGGCTGATATCTGTAATGAGGTTGTCCCAAGCATACAGACCTTTAAGGTTCTTAAGATTCTGGATTCCCTCCAGGCTGGTGATTCCCCGGCTAAATATGGACAACTCATAAATGCTTTCAACATCGGTTTCGATTATTGGGCCTTCGGGTTTGTTTATTTCTTCCCTAACAACTGCTTCAAGATTAGGATCAGTAAAGGTAATGACTGAATTGATTTGGAATGTTCTATTATATTTTGTGGCATAGTCTTTTGCTTTAGATGGGTCAAAGCCAATAATCTTTGTTCCAGCGGGAATTGTATCGGGACTATCATATATTTCTGTTGTTGCTGATTCAAATGTCATACTAGTTAAGGCTGTACACCAATAAAAAGCCCCTTCGCCGATACTTGTTACCCTTTGAGGAATGGTTATACTGGTCAAGCCTGTGCAAACACGAAAAGCCTGTCTACCGATACTCGTTATTTCTGGAGGAATAGTTATGCTGGTTAGGGCTGAACAACTTTCAAAAGCATATTGGCCAATACTTGTTACTCTTTGCGGAAGGTCTATATCGGTTAACTCCGTACAATAGGAGAAAGCTGAATCGCTTATCGTATTCACATTTGGGGGAATAGTTATACTTTTTAAGCCTCTGCAACTGTAAAAAGCATAGGGACCGATACTGATAACTCCCTGTGGTATGTTTATACTGGTCAAGCCTGAACAATAAGAAAAAGCACCGTAGCCGATACTGGTTACTTCTGGCGGAATATTGATACTTGACCGGGCACCAGGACATGCTACTAAAATAGTCTTTGCTTTATTAAAAAGCACACCGTCTAAACTTGTGTATTCCGAATTATTTATATCTACATTGATGCTGTTCAAGCATCTGCAACCGAAAAAAGCACCATCACCTATACTCATTACGCTTTTTGGAATGGTTATACTTTTTAAACCTGAACAAAGCGAAAAAGCTGTTTGTTCTATACTTGTTACTCCTTGCGGTATAGTTATACTGGTTAAGCCCGAACAAAGCAAAAATGCCGTTCGACCGATACTCGTTACACTTTGCGGAATGGTTATACTAGTTAAGTTTGAGCACCTTTCAAAAGCATTCTGGCCTATACTCGTTACTCCCTGTGGTATGGTTACACTGGTTAAGCTGTAGCAACACTGAAAAGCATATTGGCCTATATTTGTTACAGTAGCTCCACCCAATGTACTTGGTATGGTAACATCTCCTCCAGATCCGGAGTAATTCGTAATCGTGGCTTTGCCATCTGTTACAGTATAGGAATAATCCTCCTCCTGTGCCGCTCCTGCCTGACTGCTGCAACATAATAAAATAACTATTATCAATGTACTAAAAATAGTTTTTTTGCAATTCTTAAGTATTAACATTAAATATCCTTCTTTCATACTCTTTGTCTCAATACTTGAGCAAACATTGGCACAACTTCCTTGCAAATCTCCGAACCTATCCACCTGTCCCCATCTGAATTTTGTCCACTTACCCAGGTATGTATATGGTAAAATGCATGCGGCAGGTTTGTTTTAGAGCTTTAATACAAAATAGAATTCTTCCTGTTTTTCATCGCTGGTTTTGGCCCCTGGCCATGGAGATGGGGCTCAAACTGCAAAAACTCACTGAGGACAGCAGTAAAATCATTAACCGCCACTCCTTCCAATCCCCATTTTTGGATATTTTCTAATAACAATCTCCCTTAACTTGGGGTCATCTTCCACGACCCATGATTTTAAACATTGCTATCCTCCTGTTTTTAAGCATGTTGAAAACGGGCTAACTCAGTTGATTTTATTGTATCATTGATTTTTCAGTCCACTAAGATATAGAATATTGATTATACGCAAAAATGTTATAAATATGCATTAGCTTGCATAAATATACCGCTCAGCATCCTTAAAAGCAACCGTAGGGAGCATCAGGAGTGCCCCCAGGGTGCGTTTTTAATAGCGACCGGCCCGTTTCTAGCTTACAAAAATGTAAGAATCTCTCGCGTTTTGTTAGCTACTTAAATGGAACCGCCGTCTTGAACTATGTCATTATAGTAAGGAGAGAAATCCGGACGGGAGGTTACTATTTATCTCCGCTTTTGTGGCGAGATGGAGGTTAAAATGAATGAGTGGGAGCACGGCTATTATCTGACATATGCTATTGAATACCAAGGGTGAATACCAGGTTGTTATGCATTCGGATTTTGCTATGTAATTCAGGACGCTCACCTTTTGCTGCGAGGAATTATTATACATATCATTTTTTTATTCATATATGCTGGGGTAGGTTGTAAATTCAGACAATGGCATTGGTCTTAATAAATTTGTCACTGTCTATCTTTGCCATTCAAAAAGAAACAACGAATATAGTAATATTGAATTGTATTTAAATTAGGAGGCAAAGATAACATGAAACGTTTTAGCAAAGCGATCCTCAAGCTTATTCAGGGACTATCCAAAGCAGTTTTACGTTTTCCGTTAACCATATTCTTTTTGATTTGTTGTACCACCTTGACCTGTTACATGATTTCTCTGCATAAAAGCCCCGATTTAATCGTTCAAAAGCTGATGTTTGTCTTTCTGCTGGGGTCTTTCATAGGGGTTAGCGCCCAGTTTGCCTGTGAACGTTTTCCACGCCTGGCCAGGCTGCGTTGGGCGCTATATGCATTATCCGCCCTCCTTACCCTGGGCTATTATTTTATCATTTCCCCGGCACCAACCATAGATTATGGGGTAGGCGCCCGGACATCGGTGGCGGTAATCTCCATGTTTTGTGCTTTCATCTGGTTACCATCTTACCAGGGTAAATTTGATTTTAACAGCGTAGCCTTGATTCACTTTAAATCGGCCTTAACATCGATTCTCTATGCTGGAGTACTTGCGGCTGGCCTGGCATCGATTATTGGGGCTGTCGATATCCTGCTCTTTAGAATTAACAGTGATGCTTATGGCTATATGATGGCCATCGTTTGGATTCTTTTCGCAACCACTTATTATCTTTCACTCCTACCCCGTTTCAATTCGGAAACGGAATTCGATCAGACTTATGCCCAGGAGGCGAGCCAGTGCCCTAACTTTCTGGAGATACTGATTTCCTACATAGCTGTTCCATTGGTTGCTGGGTATACGCTGGTTCTGCTGGCTTACTTCGTCAAAATCGGGATTACCATGAACTGGCCCTCCGGTCAGCTGGGACCAATGATTTTGGCTTATTCTGCCGCCGGACTCATCATTTATATTCTAGCCAGCGGGCTGGAAAACCGCTTTGCTGTCCTTTATCAGCGTATCTTCCCCAAGGTATTAATCCCCATTGTAGTTATGCAGCTTATTTCCGTATATATACGACTAAGTGCTTATGGTGTCACGGAATCCCGCTACTATATTGCTTTGTTTGGTATTTTTTCTATTGTAATTGGTATAGTACTATCCTTTACGCCGGTCAAGAAAAATGGTCTCATTGCCCTCCTGGCAGCGGGTTTTGCTATATTTTCGATTCTTCCGCCGGTGGATGCTTTCACAGTATCACGTAATAGCCAGATAAGCCGGTTAGAAAACTACCTGCAGACAGAGGGCGTATTAGTGAATGGAAAGATTAACCCTGAGACTGACGCTGATATGACCTTACGACTGGAGACCACCAGTATCTTAAACTACCTGGAAAGGCGAGGCTATCTTAAAGAGGTTGCCTGGCTTCCGGCTGATTTTGAAACCAGTAGAGATATGGAGAAAACCCTGGGTTTTGAGCCCGCTTATAAATATCTTGGGGACAACCAGAACAACTTCTTCGCCCATTTAGATATGCAGAAACCAATTAACATTGAGGGCTATGATGTTCTGCTCCAGGCCGGCACTTACAGAGGGATGGACCCTAAAGAAATCATGACTTATAACTTTGAGGTGCACGGAGTCTCATATAAACTCATACTTGACCCCGTGTCAACAAAGGAAACCCGGGTATC
It encodes the following:
- a CDS encoding DUF4153 domain-containing protein, with the translated sequence MKRFSKAILKLIQGLSKAVLRFPLTIFFLICCTTLTCYMISLHKSPDLIVQKLMFVFLLGSFIGVSAQFACERFPRLARLRWALYALSALLTLGYYFIISPAPTIDYGVGARTSVAVISMFCAFIWLPSYQGKFDFNSVALIHFKSALTSILYAGVLAAGLASIIGAVDILLFRINSDAYGYMMAIVWILFATTYYLSLLPRFNSETEFDQTYAQEASQCPNFLEILISYIAVPLVAGYTLVLLAYFVKIGITMNWPSGQLGPMILAYSAAGLIIYILASGLENRFAVLYQRIFPKVLIPIVVMQLISVYIRLSAYGVTESRYYIALFGIFSIVIGIVLSFTPVKKNGLIALLAAGFAIFSILPPVDAFTVSRNSQISRLENYLQTEGVLVNGKINPETDADMTLRLETTSILNYLERRGYLKEVAWLPADFETSRDMEKTLGFEPAYKYLGDNQNNFFAHLDMQKPINIEGYDVLLQAGTYRGMDPKEIMTYNFEVHGVSYKLILDPVSTKETRVSVQNAAGDKLISTGLYDFAVSITGISNRPKEALDAEDLTLDVENKNCKMRIIFQNIGITYGSGGDAGADYNMFILISVPAQR